In Streptococcus dysgalactiae subsp. dysgalactiae, the following are encoded in one genomic region:
- a CDS encoding LexA family transcriptional regulator → MFSGDQLKTARLAKQLNQEELGQLLNVNKMTISNWEKGKNIPNQKHFEQLLSLFGLTADYFNKDHRLLIPFNQLLPVNKEKVISYSEQLLNQQTPITKLPNKSKKVYSYRVYESLSAGTGYSYFGDGNFDVVFHDEQLDYDFASWVFGDSMEPTYLNGEVVLIKQDSFDYDGAIYAVEWDGQTYIKKVYREEDGLRLVSLNKKYSDKFAPYDEDPRIIGKIIANFMPLEV, encoded by the coding sequence ATGTTTTCTGGAGATCAATTAAAAACAGCACGTTTAGCAAAACAACTAAACCAGGAAGAGTTAGGTCAGCTATTAAACGTCAATAAAATGACTATTTCTAACTGGGAAAAAGGGAAAAATATCCCTAATCAAAAGCACTTTGAGCAACTCTTAAGTTTATTTGGATTAACAGCAGACTATTTCAACAAAGACCATCGTTTGTTGATTCCTTTTAATCAACTGCTTCCTGTTAATAAAGAAAAAGTTATTAGCTACTCAGAACAACTTCTTAATCAACAAACACCTATCACTAAGCTTCCTAATAAGTCCAAAAAAGTTTATTCTTACCGTGTTTATGAGAGTTTATCAGCCGGTACTGGCTACTCTTACTTTGGTGATGGCAATTTCGATGTGGTTTTTCATGATGAACAATTAGACTATGACTTTGCCTCTTGGGTTTTCGGAGATTCTATGGAACCCACTTATCTAAATGGGGAGGTCGTTCTCATTAAGCAAGACAGTTTTGATTACGACGGTGCCATCTATGCCGTAGAATGGGATGGGCAGACCTATATCAAAAAAGTTTATCGTGAAGAAGATGGCTTACGCCTTGTCTCCTTAAATAAAAAATATTCTGATAAATTTGCTCCTTACGATGAAGACCCAAGGATTATAGGAAAAATCATTGCTAATTTTATGCCACTAGAAGTGTGA
- a CDS encoding Gfo/Idh/MocA family oxidoreductase produces MLTIAYIGNGKSTNRYHIPFAKQLKDIHIKTIYDPFPSPWEPLEGVTYTDNIYEVLNDPDIQLVILSIPPSAHYAVAKQCLEAGKNTLVEKPFTETAAEAKELFDLAKQRGVFLQAYQNRRFDTDFLTVQKVINSGVLGDVLEVEMHFDYFRPEIPESVEQYSLNTSYLYGHACHTVDQVISYFGKPNKVHYDVRQLLGEGRMNDYFDLDFYYPNSLKVSIKSSYFRIKERPSFVVYGKKGMFVKAVKDRQEEDLKRFYMPTNTDFGIDRPEAYGTLTYIDDQGGYHDEKVISEKGSYAQMYQAIYDSICLGKPKLVKDDETITQIEILEEGICQMKEQNH; encoded by the coding sequence ATGCTAACAATTGCCTATATTGGTAACGGAAAGAGCACCAATCGCTACCACATTCCATTTGCTAAACAACTAAAAGACATTCATATTAAAACAATTTATGATCCTTTTCCTAGTCCTTGGGAGCCACTAGAAGGGGTTACTTATACCGATAACATTTATGAGGTCCTAAACGATCCAGACATCCAACTTGTTATTTTATCCATCCCTCCATCTGCTCATTATGCAGTGGCTAAGCAGTGTTTGGAAGCAGGTAAAAATACCTTGGTTGAAAAACCATTTACCGAGACAGCAGCAGAAGCCAAAGAATTATTTGATTTGGCTAAGCAAAGAGGCGTGTTTTTACAGGCCTATCAAAATCGCCGATTTGATACTGATTTTCTAACGGTTCAAAAGGTAATCAACTCAGGTGTTTTAGGAGATGTCTTAGAAGTCGAAATGCACTTTGACTATTTTCGTCCAGAAATTCCAGAAAGTGTTGAACAGTATTCTTTGAACACGTCCTATTTGTATGGGCATGCGTGTCATACCGTTGATCAAGTTATTTCTTATTTTGGAAAACCTAATAAGGTTCATTATGATGTGCGTCAACTGTTAGGTGAGGGACGCATGAACGATTATTTTGATTTGGATTTTTATTATCCGAATAGCCTCAAAGTCTCTATTAAATCGAGTTATTTTCGAATTAAAGAAAGACCAAGCTTTGTCGTTTATGGTAAAAAGGGAATGTTTGTGAAAGCTGTTAAGGATCGTCAAGAAGAAGATTTGAAACGCTTTTACATGCCGACCAACACTGATTTCGGTATAGATAGACCAGAGGCTTATGGCACCCTAACTTATATTGACGATCAAGGGGGTTACCATGACGAAAAAGTCATTTCAGAAAAAGGTTCCTATGCTCAAATGTACCAAGCTATTTATGATAGTATTTGCTTGGGGAAACCTAAACTTGTAAAAGATGACGAAACAATTACTCAGATAGAGATTCTCGAAGAAGGTATTTGTCAAATGAAAGAACAAAACCACTGA